The following are from one region of the Halictus rubicundus isolate RS-2024b chromosome 15, iyHalRubi1_principal, whole genome shotgun sequence genome:
- the Fbw5 gene encoding F-box and WD repeat domain containing 5, giving the protein MDIVKSALAHQENSEKEEEITSNDESDGMSDISEGNSKWCYIPDSILLNIFQYLTPKELITAGEVCISWHRVSYDGLLWKDLFYQAYEIDPVVGMMPGKTSWFEEFKRLTYHIPFIQTEELFRHNREVLHVSFSHNGEMFATCSRDGCIFVWESQYPVKIKYQYNMKSFRWESTQFSQFNSSDTLLLVSGAHFAVSGSRRSLPGEIAVFSLTPDFNLRCRVANNPFDILGTWYSEHYLLSGSLHWLDIELSTSVLWLSKANQELSSENIPIITQLFRFCNGHRSAVRTIMIANCLTSEVQEDQTSEEVEDEEATLHASCELQSSTLEDIFMNCIKRNDCFQYINPLQYNQEYNSQQHKENIQSTDIEENNVDEVANSCEKYLIFTTASQTCVPHQVAFKRIKNVEFPTSIYPGRLYTLKERRRDRKLEKERERQNSNAVLDFDAIADKFDKVDHVIDLHGHIVGMRLSPDHRYLYVNIRLWPKGAIAKMPPSPIAREIDIRVIDLMTLKEVGCMSRVHTAYVNENTECSDIFLDVCDEYVASGAEDEHGYLWDRYYGVSLAKFHHSDTVNSIAFNPRDPEMLVTTSDDCTVKIWRSRSVVHKLGLVQSVVQTARSNNPSYKPRGFLRFLR; this is encoded by the exons ATGGATATCGTCAAAAGTGCTTTGGCACATcaagaaaatagtgaaaaagaagaagaaattacGTCAAATGATGAAAGCGACGGTATGTCGGACATTTCCGAGGGAAATAGTAAATGGTGTTACATACCGGATTCCATTcttctgaatatttttcaatatttgacACCGAAGGAATTAATAACTGCAGGAGAAGTATGCATATCGTGGCATAGAGTGTCCTACGATGGCCTTCTTTGGAAAGATTTATTCTATCAAGCATATGAAATAGATCCGGTTGTTGGCATGATGCCAG GAAAAACATCTTGGTTCGAAGAATTTAAACGATTAACTTATCATATACCGTTCATACAAACAGAAGAACTGTTTAGACACAACCGTGAAGTATTACATGTAAGCTTTTCCCACAATGGGGAAATGTTTGCCACATGTTCAAGAGATGGATGCATTTTT GTATGGGAAAGCCAATATCctgtgaaaataaaatatcaatataACATGAAATCATTTAGATGGGAATCTACACAATTCTCACAATTTAATTCCTCTGATACATTACTACTTGTATCTGGTGCACATTTTGCAGTTTCTGGAAGTCGTCGCAGTCTACCAGGAGAAATTGCAGTATTTAGTCTAACAc CTGATTTTAATTTACGATGTAGGGTGGCAAATAATCCGTTTGACATACTTGGTACATGGTATAGTGAGCATTATCTTTTAAGTGGAAGTCTCCATTGGTTAGACATTGAACTTAGTACTAGTGTACTTTGGCTCAGTAAAGCAAATCAAGAGTTATCTAGTGAAAATATACCCATTATAACACAGCTATTTAG ATTTTGCAATGGTCATAGGTCAGCAGTTCGTACAATTATGATAGCTAATTGTTTAACATCTGAAGTGCAAGAGGATCAAACATCAGAAGAAGTTGAAGATGAAGAAGCTACTTTACATGCATCATGTGAATTACA GTCATCTACATTAGAGGATATATTTATGAATTGTATTAAACGTAATGACTGTTTTCAATATATCAATCCCTTGCAGTACAATCAAGAATATAATTCTCAGCAGCATAAGGAAAATATAC AATCCACAGATATTGAAGAAAATAACGTCGATGAGGTAGCAAATTCTTGCGAAAAATATCTTATTTTCACAACCGCGTCGCAGACATGTGTCCCGCATCAAGTGGCTtttaaaagaataaaaaatgtgGAGTTTCCTACGAGTATATATCCAGGACGATTATATACATTAAAAGAGAGGAGGCGGGACagaaaattagaaaaagaaCGGGAGAGGCAAAATTCTAACGCCGTTTTGGATTTTGATGCTATAGCCGACAAATTCGATAAGGTGGATCATGTAATTGATTTACATGGACACATAGTAGGAATGCGACTTTCTCCAGATCATAG GTATTTGTATGTTAACATAAGGCTGTGGCCCAAAGGTGCTATCGCAAAAATGCCGCCTTCACCAATCGCTAGAGAAATAGACATTCGAGTAATTGATTTAATGACATTAAAAGAAGTTGGCTGCATGTCAAGAGTTCATACAGCTTATGTAAATGAAAATACGGAATGTAGTGACATCTTCCTTGATGTATGTGACGAATATGTAGCAAG TGGCGCTGAGGATGAACACGGATACCTTTGGGATAGATACTATGGAGTGTCTTTGGCCAAGTTCCATCATTCCGATACTGTGAATTCTATTGCCTTCAATCCACGTGATCCTGAAATGTTAGTTACAACAAGCGATGATTGTACCGTTAAAATTTGGCGTAGTCGATCTGTAGTGCATAAATTAGGCCTAGTTCAATCCGTCGTTCAAACCGCGCGGTCCAACAATCCGTCGTACAAACCGCGCGGTTTCCTCCGTTTCTTACGCTAG
- the LOC143361759 gene encoding succinyl-CoA:glutarate CoA-transferase, producing MFASLFKYTAKKKPLSSHNLINTIKPLLSDTKNKRALCTTAEDNRSPLEGVRVLDLTRIVAGPYCTMILGDLGAEILKIERPVSGDEARNWGPPFVKGTRDSVYFLSVNRNKKSICIDLKEGKDIIYELAKKSDVLVENYVPGKLSKFGLGYKDISKVAPHLIYCSLTGYGYEGPYSSRPGYDVIAASVGGLMHITGPKDGPPCKVGVAVTDLATGLYAHGAIMAALYQRMKTNSGQWIQCNLLATQVASLINIGSNYLNANKEAVRWGSEHESIVPYEAFPTEDGYMTVGTGSNAQFLELLKRMQLIELFENDKFKDNTARVQNRDELLDILRRQFKKKSNKDWSVIFDGASFPYGPINTIGQVFEDPHVKHTKMVQDMEHSSGEKVKLVGPPVTYSYATNKVRLAPPILGQHTDEILKNILNYSDDKIQALKKAKIVQ from the exons ATGTTTGCTTCTTTATTCAAATACACTGCAAAGAAAAAACCTTTATCCAgccataatttaataaatacaatcAAACCTTTATTAAGTGACACAAAGAACAAAAGGGCTCTGTGCACAACTGCCGAAGATAATAGGTCACCTCTAGAAGGTGTTAGAGTTTTGGATTTGACAAGAATCGTCGCAGGTCCCTATTGCACTATGATTCTTGGTGATCTTGGggcagaaattttgaaaattgagaGACCTGTTAGtggagacgaagcaagaaatTGGGGCCCTCCATTTGTTAAAGGAACAAGGGATTCTGTTTATTTCCTTAGTGTTAACAGAAATAAAAAGAGTATATGCATTGATTTAAAAGAAGGTAAAGATATCATATATGAATTGGCAAAGAAGTCGGATGTTTTGGTAGAGAATTATGTTCCTGGAAAATTAAGTAAGTTTGGTCTAGGATATAAAGACATTTCTAAGGTAGCACCACATCTTATATACTGCTCTTTGACTGGTTATGGATATGAAGGTCCTTATTCAAGTAGGCCAGGGTATGATGTAATCGCAGCTTCGGTAGGAGGTTTAATGCATATAACAGGTCCCAAGGATGGACCACCATGTAAGGTTGGAGTAGCAGTAACAGATTTAGCAACAGGCTTATATGCTCATGGTGCTATAATGGCAGCATTGTATCAAAGAATGAAAACTAATAGTGGACAATGGATACAGTGTAATCTATTGGCAACACAAGTTGCTAGTTTAATAAATATCGGTTCAAATTACCTGAACGCCAATAAGGAAGCAGTACGATGGGGTTCTGAGCATGAAAGTATAGTACCCTATGAAGCTTTTCCTACAGAAGATGGGTATATGACAGTTGGAACAGGAAGTAATGCACAATTTTTAGAATTGCTTAAAAGAATGCAATTAATAGAATTGTTTGAGAATGATAAATTTAAAGATAATACTGCTAGAGTACAAAATAGAGATGAATTATTAGACATTCTTAGAAGGCAGTTCAAAAAGAAAAGTAATAAAGATTGGTCAGTTATATTCGATGGTGCTTCTTTTCCATATGGTCCAATAAATACAATAGGACAG GTTTTCGAAGATCCACATGTAAAGCATACAAAAATGGTACAAGACATGGAACATTCCTCTGGAGAAAAAGTTAAACTTGTTGGTCCCCCTGTGACATATAGTTACGCCACAAACAAAGTTAGATTAGCACCCCCTATATTGGGACAGCATACCGATGAGATATTAAAAAACATTTTGAACTATTCTGATGATAAAATACAAGCTTTGAAAAAAGCTAAAATTGTGCAATAG
- the LOC143361767 gene encoding E3 ubiquitin-protein ligase PPP1R11-like isoform X2, producing MERSTMSEQSVNQTQTETVLETDVTDSVSQDVPTVRLRLRKPKSNKKVQWTQGTVDNEHMNKKKSKCCCIYEKPKKFGESSSEDSDDECEHCNGPKDAHKKALPHNKEPPKEGITSNPETIASASI from the exons ATGGAAAGATCAACGATGTCTGAACAATCGGTTAATCAAACTCAAACAGAAACTGTTTTGGAGACGGATGTCACAGATTCGGTATCCCAG GATGTTCCAACCGTCCGTCTTCGACTTAGGAAACCAAAATCTAATAAAAAGGTCCAGTGGACTCAGGGAACTGTGGATAATGAACATATgaataaaaagaaatctaaAT gttgttgcatatatGAAAAACCAAAGAAATTCGGTGAAAGTAGTTCAGAGGATAGTGATGATGAATGCGAACATTGTAATGGTCCCAAGGATGCTCATAAAAAAGCTTTGCCACACAATAAAGAGCCTCCCAAGGAAGGAATTACTTCTAACCCTG AAACAATAGCAAGTGCGTCCATATAA
- the LOC143361767 gene encoding E3 ubiquitin-protein ligase PPP1R11-like isoform X1 — translation MERSTMSEQSVNQTQTETVLETDVTDSVSQDVPTVRLRLRKPKSNKKVQWTQGTVDNEHMNKKKSKCCCIYEKPKKFGESSSEDSDDECEHCNGPKDAHKKALPHNKEPPKEGITSNPVLVMWEQTA, via the exons ATGGAAAGATCAACGATGTCTGAACAATCGGTTAATCAAACTCAAACAGAAACTGTTTTGGAGACGGATGTCACAGATTCGGTATCCCAG GATGTTCCAACCGTCCGTCTTCGACTTAGGAAACCAAAATCTAATAAAAAGGTCCAGTGGACTCAGGGAACTGTGGATAATGAACATATgaataaaaagaaatctaaAT gttgttgcatatatGAAAAACCAAAGAAATTCGGTGAAAGTAGTTCAGAGGATAGTGATGATGAATGCGAACATTGTAATGGTCCCAAGGATGCTCATAAAAAAGCTTTGCCACACAATAAAGAGCCTCCCAAGGAAGGAATTACTTCTAACCCTG TTCTGGTAATGTGGGAACAAACTGCTTGA
- the Mrps25 gene encoding mitochondrial ribosomal protein S25, with amino-acid sequence MPFMIGRTPIRRTLGYLNAGRLTLLDQIQIFSINYNTHGDHHKGTREFVFWNLPQIQYKNPNVQVITFKNLTPTPFIKCYYNDGKTMLIDVDNKSKEDIMEHLIKVVGKTYEVLKQESIKKQVKDNPGNFGYGCSRSCICVIPGQVPCPGVVPLPYHMRGKWRYAQKNEL; translated from the exons ATGCCGTTTATGATAGGTAGAACACCTATACGAAGAACATTGGGTTACTTAAATGCTGGCAGATTAACTTTATTAGATCAGatacaaatattttctattaattatAATACGCATGGAGATCATCATAAAGGAACTAG AGAATTCGTGTTTTGGAATTTACCACAAATTCAATACAAAAATCCAAATGTACAAGTGATTACTTTCAAAAATTTGACACCAACACCTTTCATAAAATGTTATTATA ATGATGGGAAAACTATGTTGATTGATGTAGATAATAAATCCAAGGAAGATATAATGGAACATCTTATAAAAGTAGTTGGTAAAACATATGAAGTTTTAAAACAAGAAAGTATAAAGAAACAAGTAAAAGACAATCCCGGAAATTTTGGTTATGGTTGTTCAAGAAGTTGTATATGTGTAATTCCAGGACAAGTACCATGTCCTGGTGTAGTACCTCTGCCATATCATATGCGAGGCAAATGGAGGTATGCTCAAAAGAATGAATTGTAA
- the LOC143361765 gene encoding putative RNA-binding protein 18, translating to MEPVNKVPLPLEPIKSNQVEDRRLWVGNLDLRINEYQLLKLVQKHGTIEKFDLLFHRSGPQAGQPRGYAFVTYKTVQDAETAKDALHNLKVGAKNIIVRWAHSVTEPDIDKPKPKIDIPALAGAKKEDKRISRETAIQAIEAKLKLMKESEEEFELNKPLNGSPVIHLYQKPENPKPSTSARYHNRSHHHNNKPYNRYKPRR from the exons ATGGAG CCAGTTAATAAAGTTCCTTTGCCATTAGAACCAATAAAGTCAAATCAGGTGGAAGACAGGAGGTTGTGGGTGGGCAATTTAGATTTAAGAATTAATGA GTACCAACTCCTAAAACTCGTCCAAAAACATGGAACTATTGAAAAGTTCGACCTCCTATTCCACCGGTCAGGTCCACAAGCCGGTCAACCAAGAGGATATGCATTTGTTACATACAAGACAGTTCAAGACGCAGAAACAGCCAAAGATGCTCTGCATAACTTGAAAGTAGGAgcaaaaaatattattgttagaTGGGCTCATAGTGTAACAGAG CCTGATATAGACAAACCAAAGCCAAAAATAGATATACCTGCTTTAGCTGGAGCAAAGAAGGAAGATAAAAGAATAAG TCGTGAAACTGCAATTCAAGCTATAGAGGCCAAACTGAAACTGATGAAAGAGTCGGAAGAAGAATTCGAACTAAACAAACCTTTAAATGGATCGCCTGTAATACACTTGTATCAAAAACCAGAAAATCCAAAACCGTCCACATCAGCTCGTTATCATAATCGAAGTCATCATCATAACAATAAGCCATATAATCGTTATAAACCAAGAAGATAA